One Ranitomeya variabilis isolate aRanVar5 chromosome 5, aRanVar5.hap1, whole genome shotgun sequence DNA window includes the following coding sequences:
- the LOC143773965 gene encoding histone H2B 1.1-like, whose protein sequence is MADPKSAPAPKKGSKKAVTKTQKKDGKKRRKSRKESYAIYVYKVLKQVHPDTGISSKAMGIMNSFVNDIFERIAGEASRLAHYNKRSTITSREIQTAVRLLLPGELAKHAVSEGTKAVTKYTSAK, encoded by the coding sequence ATGGCTGATCCCAAGTCTGCTCCAGCCCCCAAGAAGGGCTCCAAGAAAGCCGTGACCAAGACCCAGAAGAAGGACGGCAAgaagcggaggaagagcaggaagGAGAGCTACGCCATCTACGTGTACAAGGTCCTGAAGCAGGTCCACCCCGACACCGGCATTTCCTCCAAGGCCATGGGCATCATGAACTCCTTCGTCAACGACATCTTCGAGCGCATCGCAGGGGAAGCCTCCCGCCTGGCTCACTACAACAAACGCTCCACCATCACCTCCCGGGAGATCCAGACCGCCGTGCGCCTGCTGCTGCCCGGAGAGCTGGCCAAGCACGCCGTGTCCGAGGGCACCAAGGCCGTCACCAAGTACACCAGCGCCAAGTGA
- the LOC143775142 gene encoding histone H3: MARTKQTARKSTGGKAPRKQLATKAARKSAPATGGVKKPHRYRPGTVALREIRRYQKSTELLIRKLPFQRLVREIAQDFKTDLRFQSSAVMALQEASEAYLVGLFEDTNLCAIHAKRVTIMPKDIQLARRIRGERA, translated from the coding sequence ATGGCCAGAACCAAGCAGACCGCccgtaaatccaccggagggaaagcTCCCCGCAAGCAGCTGGCCACTAAGGCTGCCAGGAAGAGCGCTCCCGCCACTGGCGGCGTGAAGAAGCCGCACAGATACCGGCCAGGAACAGTCGCTCTCCGTGAGATCCGCCGCTATCAGAAATCTACCGAGCTGCTGATCCGTAAGCTTCCCTTCCAGCGCCTGGTGAGAGAGATCGCCCAGGACTTCAAGACCGATCTGCGCTTCCAGAGCTCGGCCGTCATGGCCCTGCAGGAGGCCAGTGAGGCTTATCTGGTGGGGCTGTTCGAGGACACCAACCTGTGCGCCATCCACGCGAAGAGGGTCACCATCATGCCCAAAGACATCCAGCTGGCCCGCCGGATCCGTGGGGAGAGAGCTTAG
- the LOC143773967 gene encoding histone H2B 1.2-like, producing MADPKSAPAPKKGSKKAVTKTQKDGKKRRKSRKESYAIYVYKVLKQVHPDTGISSKAMGIMNSFVNDIFERIAGEASRLAHYNKRSTITSREIQTAVRLLLPGELAKHAVSEGTKAVTKYTSAK from the coding sequence ATGGCTGATCCCAAGTCTGCTCCAGCCCCCAAGAAGGGCTCCAAGAAAGCCGTGACCAAGACCCAGAAGGACGGCAAgaagcggaggaagagcaggaagGAGAGCTACGCCATCTACGTGTACAAGGTGCTGAAGCAGGTCCACCCCGACACCGGCATCTCCTCCAAGGCCATGGGCATCATGAACTCCTTCGTCAACGACATCTTCGAGCGCATCGCAGGGGAAGCCTCCCGCCTGGCTCACTACAACAAGCGCTCCACCATCACCTCCCGGGAGATCCAGACCGCCGTGCGCCTGCTGCTGCCCGGAGAGCTGGCCAAGCACGCCGTGTCCGAGGGCACCAAGGCCGTCACCAAGTACACCAGCGCCAAGTGA
- the LOC143775141 gene encoding histone H2A type 1-like, which produces MHHYMEFYMEGTEQYVGNKSLQGDTTQSGHDRKAGHQPIETSEHGLVSTQFSDIIFIITGRGKQGGKVRAKAKTRSSRAGLQFPVGRVHRLLRKGNYAERVGACAPVYLAAVLEYLTAEILELAGNAARDNKKTRIIPRHLQLAVRNDEELNRLLGGVTIAQEGVLPNIQAVLLPKKTESSKASKSK; this is translated from the exons ATGCATCACTACATGGAGTTCTATATGGAAGGGACAGAGCAGTATGTGGGGAACAAATCATTACAGGGGGACACAACACAATCCGGACAC GATAGGAAGGCGGGGCATCAGCCTATAGAAACCAGCGAACACGGTCTTGTCTCCACACAATTCTCTGACATTATCTTCATCATAACCGGACGCGGTAAACAAGGAGGAAAGGTCCGCGCTAAGGCCAAGACCCGCTCATCCCGGGCAGGACTGCAGTTCCCAGTCGGCCGTGTGCACAGGCTTCTCCGCAAGGGCAACTACGCCGAGAGGGTGGGCGCCTGCGCTCCGGTCTATCTGGCcgctgtgctggagtatctgaccgctgagatcctggaattggccggcaatgctgcccgggacaacaagaagacccgcatcatcccccgacacctgcagctggcggtgcgcaatgacgaggagctgaacaggctgctgggtgGGGTGACCATCGCCCAGGAGGGCGTCCTGCCCAACATCCAGGCCGTGCTGCTGCCCAAGAAGACCGAGAGCAGCAAGGCGAGCAAGAGCAAGTGA
- the LOC143773966 gene encoding histone H4, giving the protein MSGRGKGGKGLGKGGAKRHRKVLRDNIQGITKPAIRRLARRGGVKRISGLIYEETRGVLKVFLENVIRDAVTYTEHAKRKTVTAMDVVYALKRQGRTLYGFGG; this is encoded by the coding sequence ATGTCAGGTCGCGGTAAAGGAGGGAAAGGTCTCGGGAAGGGCGGCgccaagcggcacaggaaggtgctccgtgataacatccagggcatcaccaagcctgccatccgccgtctcgcccgcagaggaggcgtcaagcgcatctccggcctcatctatgaagagactcgcggtgtcctgaaagtcttcctggagaacgtgatccgtgacgccgtcacctacaccgagcacgccaagaggaagaccgtcaccgctatggacgtggtgtacgcgctcaagcgccagggccgcactctctacggcttcggaggttaa
- the LOC143773970 gene encoding histone H1A-like → MAETAPAAAPPPAEPAAKSKKQPKKSAAGGAKQSKKPSGPSVSELIVKAVSASKERSGVSLAALKKALSAGGYDVEKNNSRLKLAVRGLVTKGALLQVKGSGASGSFKLNKKQQETKEKAAKKKPAAAAKPKKPAAKKAAKSPKKPKKAPTAAKKAKKPAAAAAKKAAKSPKKPKAAPKPKKVTKSPAKKAAKPKAAKSPAKKAAKAKKPAAKK, encoded by the coding sequence ATGGCCGAGACCGCGCCAGCCGCCGCTCCTCCTCCCGCAGAACCGGCCGCCAAGTCCAAGAAGCAGCCGAAGAAATCCGCCGCAGGGGGcgccaagcagagcaagaagccctCCGGTCCCAGCGTTTCCGAGCTGATCGTGAAAGCCGTGTCCGCCTCTAAGGAGCGCAGCGGGGTTTCTCTGGCCGCCCTAAAGAAGGCTCTGTCTGCCGGTGGGTACGATGTGGAGAAGAACAACAGCCGCCTGAAGCTGGCCGTCAGGGGTCTGGTCACCAAGGGCGCCCTCCTCCAGGTGAAGGGCAGCGGCGCCTCCGGGTCCTTCAAGCTGAACAAGAAGCAGCAGGAGACCAAGGAGAAGGCGGCCAAGaagaagccggcggctgcggccaAGCCCAAGAAACCAGCAGCCAAGAAAGCGGCCAAATCCCCGAAGAAGCCCAAGAAGGCCCCGACTGCGGCCAAGAAGGCAAAGAAGCCCGCAGCAGCCGCGGCCAAAAAGGCAgccaagagccccaagaagccgaaaGCAGCTCCGAAACCCAAGAAGGTGACGaagagtccggctaagaaggcggccaaacccaaagctgccaagagtccggctaagaaggcGGCTAAAGCCAAGAAGCCCGCGGCTAAGAAATAA